The region gggtggagattaacctttaattgtttcttaatatcgtaatatcaatctttaattactttctagtttatgttatttaattttgagtaaaaaatcaaaattctcgtttaagttttagtgttaattcttgaataataaagtgaatgaTAGTCCTCATGGGctcgacctgtgcttgctattatacttaAATAATTGggagtattgaaagaaaaatcattgttaaatttgtgtggtatacgacaaccatcaaatttttggcgccgttgctggggactattgttattctctttgttattcaaatttatttatctgtgactaattagtttttactGTGGAATTATCAGGTGTGTATGTCTGGTGAAGACGATACTCAAGAAAGGTTCTCTCGGCTTAAACAATTTCTTGAGTCATCGTCAGCTTCTCGTTCTTCAAGGACTATCACCGATAATCCTCTCTTTCAACGTCTTGCTCCACAAGTCAATCCTGTTAAAGTGCCATTACCGTCTGACAACGAATCTGATTTTGACCATTCAGTTCGATTCTATAGAACAATGGCCCAGCAAAGGACATTGAAAGAGTTGGCAACACCAAATCTTGACCAACAACCACTTTGCATCCAGTATCCACCGTTGGATGTAAACTTTGAGCTAAAATCGGGCCTCATCCACTTATTGCCTTCTTTCCATGGGCTGCCTGGTGAGGATCCGAATAAACATTTGAAGGAGTTTCATATTGTCTATTCTAGTATGAAACCTGCTGCAGTGACTGAGGAACAAATTAAGCTGCgagcttttcctttctccctaAAGGATGCAGCCAAAGAGTGGTTGTACTATCTTCCACCTGGTACTGTTGAAACTTGGAATGGTATGAAGACTATGTTCCTAGAACGATCCTTTCCAGCATCTAAAGTTGGAAGCATCAAGAAAGAGATCTGTGGTATAAGGCAGTATATAGGAGAGTCTTTGTATgaatattgggagagatttaaaaGGCTATGTGCTAGTTGCCCTCATCATCAGATAAGTGAACAACTCCTCATTCAgtacttttatgaaggattacaatCATTGGATAGGAGTATGATTGATGCAGCCAGTGGGGGTGCACTAGTTGATAAGGCTCCTGCTGTAGCTaggagcttgatttctaatatggctgCTAACTCACAACAGTTTGGCATTCGCCAAGATCTTGTTCCACCACCCAAATCAACTAATGAAGTGAGCACCTCTAATGCTAATCAGCTAGGTCAAAAATTAGCTCAATTAACTGCAGTGGTCCAACAACTAGCTTTGGGCCAACAGGTGCGGCCATGTGAAATCTGTCAAGTTGTGGGGCACGCTACTGATACTTGCCCTACTCTAGTGGAGGGAGAAACTGAGGGTGTTAACACTGTAGGAAATTTCCCTGGTCAATTAAGTCAGATGTATTATGAACCATTTTCACAAACTTATAACCTTGGCTGGCGTGATCATCCAAATCTTCGttatgggaatcaacaacaaaTTGCTCCACAACCAACATCAGCGAGACCACCTGGTTTCACTATGCAACAACGATTTCAAAATAATTTTGTACCTAGACCATCACAAGCACCGCAAGCTGTTCCACCACCAAGTGCTAAACCTTCTACTGAGGATTTAATCAATGCACTTGCTACAAATACTCTTCAATTTCAGCAAACCACCCAAGCTTCCATCAAAAGTTTGGAGAATCAGGTGGGACAATTAGCAGCATCATATAACATGTTGGAAGCTCATCTGTCAAATAAATTGCCTTCACAATCTGAGATGAATCCCAAGGAGAATGCTAGTGCAGTAACTTTGCGAAGTGG is a window of Humulus lupulus chromosome 4, drHumLupu1.1, whole genome shotgun sequence DNA encoding:
- the LOC133832750 gene encoding uncharacterized protein LOC133832750, yielding MSGEDDTQERFSRLKQFLESSSASRSSRTITDNPLFQRLAPQVNPVKVPLPSDNESDFDHSVRFYRTMAQQRTLKELATPNLDQQPLCIQYPPLDVNFELKSGLIHLLPSFHGLPGEDPNKHLKEFHIVYSSMKPAAVTEEQIKLRAFPFSLKDAAKEWLYYLPPGTVETWNGMKTMFLERSFPASKVGSIKKEICGIRQYIGESLYEYWERFKRLCASCPHHQISEQLLIQYFYEGLQSLDRSMIDAASGGALVDKAPAVARSLISNMAANSQQFGIRQDLVPPPKSTNEVSTSNANQLGQKLAQLTAVVQQLALGQQVRPCEICQVVGHATDTCPTLVEGETEGVNTVGNFPGQLSQMYYEPFSQTYNLGWRDHPNLRYGNQQQIAPQPTSARPPGFTMQQRFQNNFVPRPSQAPQAVPPPSAKPSTEDLINALATNTLQFQQTTQASIKSLENQVGQLAASYNMLEAHLSNKLPSQSEMNPKENASAVTLRSGTQYDPPSPPMPSKLSSKPQVDCSVNEDVPPKPTTPTQLSPKPTFVIPPPFPSRLKKTKKEEVDKEILDTF